A stretch of DNA from Dehalococcoidia bacterium:
TCCGTGTATTTCTTGCGTTGCATGTAGAGTCCTCCTGTTCGCTATATTCTAGCGGAGAACCCTAAGATGCTGTTGGCTTTATTTACGGGGGGAACGTCAATTATGCTCTCGCGTTATCTGCTTAAAGCCGGAAATTCGCGCCGATTGGAATCTCATTCGTCCCGCCCCACTCGTGAAAAAAGCGGAACGAATGCCCAAAACGGGGGTTTAAGCCCATCTTTCCCTGCCTGAGAGGTGAAACGAATACGGAAATTCCAAGGAAATCGAAGAATGAATCATGGCTGGCGGCGGAACCAATCGTCGTTTCCACTGAACGGCTCTCACGCCTGAATCACGGCTAAACCGGCAGCAGTCGTTTCCCGAAAAAAGGTTTCTACGCGAAACGAAAACGAATCGCAAGCCGATAGCTGAACGCTGAGAGCTGATAGCTTTCACCTTTAGGTTCAGGATTTAGTGCTTGGAGCTTATTTAGGGTTTGGTGCCTGGTGCTTCGGATTTCACCTCCGCCACCTTCTCCCGCAGCAGTTTCCAGTATAAAGGCAGCGTGAGGATGAAAGGCACGAAGTAGTACACCACCCTGAACAGCACCGCCGCGATGACGCCCTGCGAGAAGGGCACCCCGAACAGGGCGAACACACCCGCCATGGAGGCCTCCTGCACGCCGATGTCGCCCGGTATGAACGAGATGATCGTCAGCGTGATGCCGAAATTGAAGCCGGTGAACAGCACCCACGGGTCCACCTCGATGCCGAGCGCGGCGAAGCAGAACCACAGCACCGCGAGGGTCGTCCCCACGTCTACCACGATGGTCACCGCCAGCGGCAGGCGGTTTTCCTTTTTGCGCCTCAGATTATCCGTGCCGAGAGTCAGAGACTCGCTGAACTGGTCCAGGTGCTTCTGGATGTCGCGCTTGCTTACCTTGCGCCAGGCGCGTCCGATGCCCCGCAGCACGAAGGCGCGCAGCCGGGCGTAAAAGGCGATGCTGCTAGCTACCACCAGCAGCACTATCAGTACTGCGATGATGAGCAGGATGGTGGCGGCGCCGAAGGCGGGGAGGGGGTGGCTCACCACGATCCATATCAGGCTGATGGGGATGAGCGAGAAATAGAGCAGGTTCTTGAAGTAGGACAGCAGCAGCGAGGAGGCCACTATCTCGGAGTTCTTGACGCCGTGCCTGCCCAGCAGCAGTATCCTGACCGACATGCCGGAAGGCGGCCCGATGAGGTTCTGCAGCACCATGGATACCATGCCTATGTTCAGGAGGTGCGCAATCCCGAGCCTGTTCTTGAAAATGCGCATGATGACCAGGAAGGTGGCGCTCCCTGCCAGGTAGGATAGCCCCGTGAATGCCACCGCCCCGATAAGGTAGCTCCAGTCGGAGGTTTGCATGAGCAGGGCTACCTGCTTGCGGTCGATAATGACGATGGCGGCGCCCACCGCCACCAGCAGCAGGATGGTAATGACGGTCAGCCGGGAGTAAGACCGGGGAAGCCGCGGTTGCTCTGCGTCAGCCATATACCTCGATTATATCGGCTTGACGATTTCTATGACAAGTCAACGACGAAATTCTAAATACTAATATCTAAATACTAAACAATGTTCAAAATACGAAATCCAAAACCATTTTGAATTTGAGATTTGGTGCTTTGAGCTTATTTAGGATTTAGTATTTGGTGCTTGGTATTTAGTGCTTGGGATTTGGTGCTTTCTCCCTATCCCCCGTCGGTCTGCGGGAAGGCCACCTCGGTGAAGAGCGACTCCACCATGGCCTTGTGCTCCAGCTCCTGCGAGGCCAGCTTTTCCAGCAGGACGCGCACATCTCCCGCCGCGTGCAGGTGCGCCAGCTTGAGATAAAAGTCGTGCGAGTCCCTCTCTCGGTCTGCGGCAAAGAGGAATACGTCCTTCAGCTCCATGATTGCGGCCGGCTTGGGCTCGGCGAAGTGCTCGGCGATGTGGTAGTCGCAGGGATGCTCCATGCGCAGGGCTCCCTGCCCGAGCTCCCCGGCGCGGTATTTTTCCAGCAACGTCTGGTGCTGCTTTTCCTGGCTGATGAGCGCTTGAAAGGTCTCCTGCACGGCCCCGCTCTTAGACTTGCGGCAGAGGTCGGCGTAGAGTTCCTGCGCCTCGACTTCCTTGAGCACCGCCAGGTCGAGAATATCCTTGAGGTTCAATTGCTTCGACATGGCTTCCTCCCCGTGTGTCCTATCTTCAAGATAGCACGAAAAGGCGCAGAATGGAATGGGCTCCGTCGTTGCGAGGAAGTCTGCCTTGAGCAGACTGACGAAGCAATCTTTATCAATCGCTGT
This window harbors:
- a CDS encoding UPF0104 family protein, translated to MADAEQPRLPRSYSRLTVITILLLVAVGAAIVIIDRKQVALLMQTSDWSYLIGAVAFTGLSYLAGSATFLVIMRIFKNRLGIAHLLNIGMVSMVLQNLIGPPSGMSVRILLLGRHGVKNSEIVASSLLLSYFKNLLYFSLIPISLIWIVVSHPLPAFGAATILLIIAVLIVLLVVASSIAFYARLRAFVLRGIGRAWRKVSKRDIQKHLDQFSESLTLGTDNLRRKKENRLPLAVTIVVDVGTTLAVLWFCFAALGIEVDPWVLFTGFNFGITLTIISFIPGDIGVQEASMAGVFALFGVPFSQGVIAAVLFRVVYYFVPFILTLPLYWKLLREKVAEVKSEAPGTKP